The following coding sequences are from one Lolium rigidum isolate FL_2022 chromosome 6, APGP_CSIRO_Lrig_0.1, whole genome shotgun sequence window:
- the LOC124663719 gene encoding mitochondrial import inner membrane translocase subunit PAM16 like 2-like, with amino-acid sequence MAGRLLANLLVMGGTVLGRAVVQAYRQAIVNANSSGAAQEVVNGIRKASKAITEQEARQILGVSEKTSWEEILKKYDTMFEKNAKSGSFYLQSKVHRAKECLESIYHEKPDITN; translated from the exons ATG GCCGGAAGGCTCCTTGCGAACCTCCTCGTCATGGGCGGCACCGTCCTGGGCAGAGCGGTGGTGCAGGCCTATCGCCAAGCCATCGTCA ATGCAAATAGTTCTGGAGCTGCCCAGGAGGTTGTGAATGGTATTCGAAAGGCTAGCAAGGCCATCACTGAGCAAGAAGCCCGGCAAATATTAGGTGTCAGTGAAAAGACGAGTTGGGAGGAGATCCTGAAG AAGTACGATACAATGTTCGAGAAGAACGCCAAGAGCGGAAGCTTTTATCTCCAGTCGAAGGTTCACCGAGCGAAAGAATGTCTGGAATCCATTTATCATGAAAAGCCTGACATCACAAACTGA
- the LOC124660071 gene encoding protein HESO1-like, whose amino-acid sequence MIEQAPDNDVLEKCTKDILSLIKPEEDDRNKRQSAIQELEVSIQSAPALSGAAVKPFGSFLSNLYSKSGDLDLSVQLMNGSNLPKTKKQKQTILRQLRKALQKGDVARTMEFIPQARVPVLQYVSNRFGISCDLSVDNYPGRIKSRIFYWVSTLDERFGDMVLLIKEWAKAQNINDPKSGTLNSYSLCLLVLFHFQTCQPAILPPLKDIYEGNITEDFADMTLYDEEHLDEVCAANIAKFHSQNKEQRNESSLCHLLATFFNKFCFIDALSSDVISTYTGKIEKIQDNPNRQMKKSHSLFVEDPVERPDNAARAVGIQGLLLIASALKEANLKFASLEHSDRDGLLAMLCTPAVCSKLGGTVIAKPHTSTPRRTPGPKRQVGAKISGKKNHQGARGFTGSGPVHNPTQVSTDTTGRQTPGQYRNHDPPQVNTDNTAGRQMPGQYRNHDPPQFRTNTAGHYHQSPRQPGQYQNHYRPSAYTPGHQTRGLHQNQSYPQAHNAYAHSGVPYQNHNNYQQGYTPGHQAAGSYWYQSGSQAHTNRAQTPGQYQYYQHQGYMNGAQTPGPYPNGYQSHPLVHTPEPYQNGYHNQPMYTEGTGVYQNQGTRQYTADRHTNRNNRNGLTTSSRHEPVAGGLQKGPARDLRSQASSSRT is encoded by the exons ATGATTGAACAAGCCCCTGACAACGATGTGCTGGAGAAGTGTACTAAAGACATTCTCTCTCTAATTAAACCAGAGGAGGATGATCGAAACAAACGGCAATCTGCAATTCAGGAGCTGGAAGTTTCCATCCAATCAGCTCCAGCGTTGAGTG GTGCTGCCGTCAAGCCTTTTGGATCATTTCTATCAAATCTATACTCAAAATCAGGAGATTTGGATTTATCAGTTCAGCTCATGAATGGCTCAAACCTTCCTAAAACCAAGAAACAGAAGCAAACTATCTTGAGACAACTAAGGAAAGCTTTGCAAAAAGGAG ATGTTGCTAGAACTATGGAATTCATTCCTCAGGCAAGAGTCCCAGTTCTTCAGTATGTGAGCAACCGCTTTGGTATTTCCTGCGACTTATCCGTTGATAACTACCCTGGTCGAATTAAATCCAGAATCTTCTACTGGGTCAGTACTTTAGATGAGCGCTTTGGTGATATGGTTTTATTG ATCAAGGAGTGGGCAAAAGCTCAAAACATCAATGATCCAAAATCTGGAACCCTGAACTCTTATTCGCTTTGCTTACTTGTTCTCTTCCATTTTCAG ACGTGTCAGCCGGCAATTCTACCACCTTTGAAGGACATTTACGAAGGAAATATCACAGAGGATTTTGCAG ATATGACGCTTTACGACGAGGAGCATCTTGATGAGGTTTGTGCTGCAAATATAGCAAAATTTCATAGCCAGAATAAGGAACAAAGAAACGAAAGCTCTCTTTGCCATCTCCTTGCGACCTTTTTTAACAAG TTTTGTTTTATCGATGCCCTTTCAAGTGATGTGATATCTACTTACACGGGTAAGATTGAGAAAATCCAGGACAATCCAAATCGGCAGATGAAGAAATCTCACAGCTTGTTT GTCGAAGATCCAGTTGAGAGgcctgacaatgccgctagagcagTTGGTATACAAGGCCTCCTCCTAATTGCTAGTGCCTTGAAGGAAGCTAATTTGAAGTTTGCTTCCCTCGAGCATTCTGACAGAGATGGCTTATTAGCAATGTTGTGCACACCTGCTGTttgctcaaaacttgggggaacaGTCATAGCTAAGCCTCATACAAGCACCCCACGAAGGACTCCGGGACCTAAGAGGCAGGTGGGAGCGAAGATATCTGGTAAAAAAAATCACCAGGGAGCCAGAGGATTTACAGGAAGCGGACCAGTCCATAATCCTACTCAGGTGTCCACTGATACTACAGGGCGCCAAACGCCAGGACAGTACCGAAACCATGATCCTCCTCAAGTGAACACTGATAATACTGCAGGGCGCCAAATGCCAGGACAGTACCGAAACCATGACCCTCCTCAGTTTCGTACTAATACTGCAGGGCACTATCACCAGTCACCAAGACAGCCTGGGCAATACCAAAACCATTACCGCCCATCGGCCTATACTCCGGGGCACCAAACAAGAGGACTACACCAGAATCAGAGCTATCCACAGGCGCACAATGCATATGCCCATTCAGGGGTACCATACCAGAATCATAATAACTATCAACAGGGGTATACCCCAGGGCACCAAGCAGCAGGGTCATACTGGTATCAGAGTGGATCGCAGGCTCATACAAACAGGGCCCAAACACCAGGACAATACCAGTATTATCAACATCAGGGTTATATGAACGGGGCTCAAACACCGGGACCATACCCTAACGGATATCAGAGTCATCCGCTGGTTCATACACCAGAACCATACCAGAATGGATATCACAATCAGCCGATGTATACTGAAGGTACAGGAGTATACCAGAACCAGGGAACGAGACAATACACAGCTGACCGTCACACTAACAGGAACAATAGGAATGGTCTGACTACAAGTTCAAGGCACGAGCCTGTTGCTGGAGGGCTCCAAAAGGGACCGGCACGGGACTTGCGATCTCAAGCCTCCTCAAGCCGTACATAA
- the LOC124660072 gene encoding probable protein phosphatase 2C 9, giving the protein MAEICCQEAKSPPATVAAVSASAAAAAVASSVMDRRRRRLEMKRFRLATDLEESAAEYARAGKRQRLARTASGSPPCPGAPAAAAAEAETVDPDRCPRYGVSSVCGRRREMEDAVSVRPDFLSAASSGRSHFFGVFDGHGCSHVATTCQDLMHEAVAEEHEKAAAAGSSEEEVPWKEVMERSFARLDERAASWATSRSSEEPACRCEQKMPSRCDHVGSTAVVAVVSPTHLVVGNAGDSRAVLSRAGAPVALSVDHKPDRPDELERIQAAGGRVIYWDGARVLGVLAMSRAIGDGYLKPFVTAEPEVTVTERSDADECLILASDGLWDVVTNEMACDVVRACFRSNGPPEPASGEGTSSSGKGVISRAESDKACSDAAMLLAKLALARRSADNVSVVVVDLRRGL; this is encoded by the exons ATGGCCGAGATCTGCTGCCAGGAAGCCAAgtccccgccggccaccgtggcCGCGGTCTCAGCctcggccgccgcggccgccgtcgCGTCCTCCGTGATGGACAGGCGCCGACGCAGGCTGGAGATGAAGCGCTTCCGCCTCGCCACCGACCTCGAGGAGTCAGCCGCGGAGTACGCGCGCGCGGGCAAGCGCCAGCGGCTCGCGCGCACGGCGTCCGGGTCGCCGCCCTGTCCcggcgcccccgccgccgcggcggccgaGGCCGAGACCGTGGACCCCGACCGCTGCCCCAGGTACGGGGTCTCCTCCGTctgcggccgccgccgcgagatGGAGGACGCCGTCTCCGTCAGGCCGGACTTCCTGTCCGCCGCCTCCTCTGGCAGGTCCCACTTCTTCGGCGTCTTCGACGGCCACGGCTGCTCACAC GTGGCCACGACGTGCCAGGACCTGATGCAcgaggcggtggcggaggagcacgagaaggcggcggcggcggggtccaGCGAGGAGGAGGTCCCGTGGAAAGAGGTGATGGAGAGGAGCTTCGCGCGGCTGGACGAGCGCGCCGCGAGCTGGGCCACCAGCCGCAGCAGCGAGGAGCCCGCCTGCCGCTGCGAGCAGAAGATGCCCTCGCGGTGCGACCACGTGGGGTCCACcgctgtcgtcgccgtcgtcagcCCCACCCACCTCGTCGTGGGCAACGCAGGCGACTCCCGCGCCGTGCTCTCCCGGGCCGGCGCCCCCGTCGCGCTCTCCGTCGACCACAAG CCTGACCGGCCGGACGAGCTGGAGCGCATCCAGGCGGCGGGCGGCCGCGTGATCTACTGGGACGGCGCGCGGGTGCTCGGCGTCCTCGCCATGTCTCGCGCCATAG GCGACGGTTACCTAAAGCCGTTCGTgacggcggagccggaggtgacGGTGACGGAGCGCAGCGACGCCGACGAGTGCCTGATCCTGGCCAGCGACGGGCTGTGGGACGTGGTGACGAACGAGATGGCGTGCGACGTCGTCCGGGCGTGCTTCCGGAGCAACGGCCCGCCGGAACCCGCGAGCGGCGAGGGAACCTCGTCGTCGGGGAAGGGGGTAATAAGCAGGGCGGAGTCCGACAAGGCGTGCTCCGACGCGGCCATGCTGCTGGCGAAGCTGGCGCTGGCGCGGCGGAGCGCCGACAACgtgagcgtggtcgtggtggatcTGCGCCGGGGCCTGTGA